In Pelmatolapia mariae isolate MD_Pm_ZW linkage group LG13, Pm_UMD_F_2, whole genome shotgun sequence, a genomic segment contains:
- the cuedc2 gene encoding CUE domain-containing protein 2 yields MDLHKIIHSALHEFIQTYITDADLSTLDDVLLSYITGVLEDLGSQQSVEENFDVEDFAEMLEAYIPGFAEIDSVKVCEMMFSLASKLATARTSAREENGIPKARAEEISLKLTSLPSEPPRRETQCLKSQTEGATAKPPVSEWEAQEQHLLEMFPKCSLTEARSALSIAKGDMEEAVRLIIEGDVQLSPTPLNVNHGKSISSLADQKLKESILEKYMLVDREEDKKTHRPVVPKDAPKKLVRYHGNQVVTTKGERYQLVKKDETEDMKKTYVNLKPARKYRFH; encoded by the exons ATGGACCTCCacaaaattatccacagtgCACTGCACGAATTTATTCAGACTTACATTACTGATGCAGATCTCAG CACACTGGATGATGTCCTGTTGTCTTACATCACTGGGGTCCTGGAGGATCTTGGTTCCCAGCAGAGTGTTGAGGAGAACTTTGATGTGGAGGACTTTGCAGAGATGCTAGAAGCTTACATACCTGGCTTTGCAGAAATTGACAG TGTCAAAGTCTGTGAAATGATGTTCAGTCTGGCTTCAAAACTAGCTACTGCTCGGACCTCAG CTCGTGAAGAAAATGGTATCCCTAAGGCAAGGGCAGAAGAGATCTCATTGAAGCTCACCAGCCTGCCCAGTGAGCCACCGAGAAGAGAAACGCAGTGCCTTAAATCACAGACAGAGGGAGCCACTGCCAAG CCACCAGTGTCTGAGTGGGAGGCCCAGGAGCAGCACTTACTAGAGATGTTTCCCAAGTGTAGTCTGACTGAGGCTCGCAGCGCCCTGTCTATTGCCAAAGGAGACATGGAGGAAGCTGTTCGTCTTATCATAGAAGGGGATGTTCAACTCAGTCCCACACCTCTTAAC GTAAACCATGGGAAGAGTATTTCCTCACTGGCAGACCAGAAACTTAAAGAGAGCATCCTTGAGAA GTACATGCTGGTGGACAGGGAGGAAGATAAGAAAACACACCGTCCCGTCGTTCCCAAAGAT GCTCCAAAGAAGCTAGTTCGGTACCACGGTAACCAGGTGGTAACCACAAAAGGAGAACGGTATCAGCTCGTGAAGAAGGACGAGACAGAGGACATGAAGAAGACATACGTCAACCTCAAGCCAGCGCGAAAGTACAGATTCCATTGA